The genomic region TCTCATAAAATGTTTGAAATCGCCCAAGCCAGCGGCTATAATGATCAGCATTATTTTTCTTATAGTTTTAAAAAGTATTTTGGTATTTCACCTACTCAAATGCGTCGGGAGTTGGCACAGGTATGATAGATTTGAAAAAGCGCTTGGCTAAACTGAAGAAAAAGCCAACTAAAAATTTAAATCAGATTATTCGCCTGGCGATGACCAGTGTTGCAGTTGTGACTTTGATTGTTTTTGCCACGACCATTACTGCGGTAATTAGAGATACCTTGATTGCTAATTCTAAAACAGCAACCGAACAAAGTGTGAACCTTTCTTATCTCTATTTGAAAAATTACCACGATCAATTACGCCAAAAAGGGTCCATCATTGCCGATGAAATCCAACAGACCGGCCCAAATAATCGGCTTGATAAAATGAGAGAAATTTATCAGATGAACCAAGACGTTGTATCTGTGAACCTGTATGAATTAGATGGAAAGCCGGTAATGCATGCTCCTTTGCATTATTTAACTAAAAATAAGAGCCCATTATTTGAAAAAGAATGGTACCAAGAAAAAGCTAGCCCTTATAGTTTCCAATTTTCACTTCCGCATTTACAAGATTTATACCAAACCGTTCCGATTCAAGTGGTGAGTATTTATCAACAAATTCGCTTGGACGGACAACCTTACATTCTCTTGGTCGATTATGATTTCGATAGTGTCAGCGATTTTTTAAGTCGGGTCGTCATTGACGATAAAGGCTATGTCTATATCGCAGATAACGAAGGAAGGGTTATTTACCATCCCTTTCCTGTTCGCCACGCATCCGAAGAAAAGACTAGTGTAGAGGAGCTTATCCATAAAGGGGATGGAACCTTTGTAACAGAGAATGAACGGTATACAGTGGGACACCGCACGATTTCCAATTTAGGTTGGCATATTGTAGGTGTGTCTTATTTAGAAGATTCTCTTGATCCGGCTTTAAATAGTTTGTATCTCAATACCATGATTATTCTGATTGTAATGTTAGCTATTGTTGCAATTGCTAGTACGATTGTTTCCAAGTATATTGCCAAACCAATCACCAACATGGTTACCTTTATTGAAGGAACGCAAACGGAGAGCTTAGATGAAAAAATTACGGAACAAGGTTTTGATGAAGTTAAACGTTTGTCCTTTGCATATAACAATTTGCTGGGGCGTGTTACCGATCTCATGACACAAGTTAAGGAAGAACAGGCGGAACTAAGAAAAGCTGAGATGAAAATTCTGCAAGCCCAAATTAATCCCCATTTCCTTTATAATACCTTAGATTCTATTTTATGGATGTCAAATCGCAACGATAACCAAGGCGCTGCTGCTATGACGAATGCACTTGGTCGCCTCCTGCGTATTTCACTCAGTAAAGGAGAGCACCTTATTTCTTTGGAAAAAGAGTTGGAACACGCTAAGAGTTATTTGGAAATCCAGAAAATAAGGTACGACGATCAATTTACTTATGCCTTTGAAGTAGATGAAGGATTGGAGAATTGCCAAACTGTTAAACTTATTATTCAACCTTTTTTAGAGAATGCTTTGTATCATGGCATTGAACGAATGGTGGATGAAGGTCACATCAATATTCGAGTTAAAGACAGAAAAGATCATATTCTGATTGAAATAGCCGACGATGGCGCCGGCATGACTGAAGAAAAATTAGCTCAAATAAACCAACCAAAAGGATTAAAGCAAAGTGGACAAGGAATTGGAATCAGTAACGTAAACAGACGTCTTAAAATTTATTTTGGTGAGCAGTATGGCATATCAGCAGAGAGTGAGCTTGATGAAGGAACCTGCGTCAGCATTCGCTTTCCTAAAATTTGCGATGGAAATTTTGAAAGCACATAAAATATCCCACATTTAACGTAAGAAATCACATAGAGCTGAAAGCGTTACCATGATAACATACAGATAAAGCAAGACAAATCAAAGGAGGATTTTAAATGACTAATTGGAAAAAACGATTATTCCATACAATGACAATCAGTTCAGTTGCACTACTAGCAGCTTGTGGCGGGGCAAGTGATGAAGCTGTTTCATCAGAAGTGACAAGTACAAATGAAGTTGTGAGTGGCGCACCGACTCTAGGTGTCACTTTCTACCAATATGCCGATACTTATATTTCATCGGTACGTCAAGCACTTGAAAATGTTGGAAATGAAGCAGGCGAATTAAACCTCGCTTTAAACGATGCCCAAGGGGACCAAGCAACTCAAAATGACCAATTAGACGTTATGATTGAACAAGGTGTAGACGGCTTAGCAGTTAATATTGTGGATGTAGGTGCTGTTCAAACCGTGATTGATAAAGCTTCAAATAATGAATTACCAATTATTTTCTTTAACCGTGAACCGGATCAAAGCATTTTATCTTCTTATGATCATGCTCGTTTCGTAGGGACAAAACCAGAAGAAGCTGGTATTTTACAAGGAGAAATGGCAGCAGAACTATGGAATTCAGATGATAGCTATGACAAAAATAATGACGGTGTTATGAACTATGTGATGTTGACAGGTGATGCTGAAAACCCTGAAGCCATCGCTCGAACTGAATATTCAGTGAAATCAGTAGAAGAAGAAGGCATTGAAGTAAAAGAACTTGGGCAACAAGTAGCTAACTGGAATGCAGACCAAGCCTATACAGCAGTATCCGCATGGATTTCTCGTGAAGGCGATAATATTGAAATGATCTTTGCTAATAATGACTCAATGGCATCAGGTGCGATTTCTGCTTTACAAGCAGCAGGTTACAACACCGGTGACGGTCCATTTATTCCTGTATTTGGAGTCGATGCAACCGATGAGGCAAAACAATTAATTTCTGATGGCTACATGTCTGGAACCGTTGAACAAGACGGTGAAGCAATGGCACAAGCGATTCATGCGATGGGTAAAAATGCACTTGAAGGAAAAGAATTCCTTGATGGTACCGACTTAGAGTATGACGAAACAGGAATTTCAGTTCGTATTCCTTACCAAAAATATAGCGGTGAATAATTTAATACGATAAGAATATTAAAGGAGAGTGGACACGATCCATTCTCCTTTTTATGGAAGAGAGGGACAGCCAATGAATTATTTGTTAGAAATGACTGATATTGTCAAAGAGTTTCCCGGCGTCCGTGCCCTAGACAATGCACAACTTCAATTGAGACCTGGAACCATTCACAGTTTGATGGGTGAAAATGGTGCGGGGAAGTCAACGCTCATGAAATGCTTGTTTGGAATTTATAATAAAGATGCCGGAATTATAAAAATAAGTGGCGAAGAGACAAATTATGACAATCCAAAGACTGCCTTGGAACAAGGGGTATCGATGGTTCACCAAGAGTTAAATCAAGTTTTAAAACGTAATATTATGGAAAATATTTGGCTGGGTCGTTTTCCTAAAAAAGGCTTTATTATTGACGAGAAGAAAATGTATGAAGATACACAGGAAATTTTTGAACGCTTAGGAATTTCTTTAAATCCCAAGAAAATTATCGGCGAATTGTCTGTTTCCCAACGGCAAATGGTAGAGATTGCTAAAGCAGTAAGTTATGGCGCACGTATACTAGTTTTAGACGAACCCACTTCATCACTTTCCGATACCGAGATTGAGCACTTATTCCGAATTTTAAATCAGTTACGTTCTGAAGGTGTGGGAATTATTTATATTTCACACAAAATGGAAGAAATTTTACGGATTTCTGATGACGTAACAATTATGCGTGATGGAAAATGGGTCGCAACCTATCCAGCCGAAGACTTAACTACCGAAAAAATAATCAACTTAATGGTAGGACGTAAATTGGAAAACCGTTACCCCAAACGCGAACATACGCCAGGTGAGGTCTTGTTAGAAGTCAAAAACCTAACCGGTCTTTACCAACCAACGGTAGAAGATGTGTCATTTAATCTACGAAAAGGTGAAATACTAGGAGTTTCGGGCTTGGTTGGTTCTAGAAGAACTGAATTATTGGAACTTCTCTTCGGTACCGCGACGGTCAAAACAGGAGCGGTTTTATTAAACGGTGAACCGCACCGTAATAAAAACGCGCGAGAAGCAATTGGAAACAAGTTTGCTTTTGTGACTGAAGAAAGACGGTCGACCGGCATTTTTGAAAAAATGGATATTACTTCCAATACCGTTATTGCGAATTTAAAGAGTTACGTAAAAGGTGGTTTAATTGATAACAAGCAAATGGTAACCGATACGGCAGGAATTATTGAAAGTATGAATGTCAAAACGCCAAGCCAAGAAACCAAAATCGGTAACTTATCCGGTGGGAACCAACAAAAGGTCATTATCGGCCGCTGGCTCTTAACTGAAGCAGATATTTATTTGTTGGACGAGCCTACTCGAGGAATTGACGTTGGGGCAAAATATGAGATTTATCAAATTATTTTAGAGCTTGCAAGCCAAGGGAAATCCATCATCATGGTCTCAAGTGAAATGCCAGAATTACTCGGTATTTGTGACCGAATCATGGTCATGTCGAATGGGCGTTTAGCTGGAGTAGACGATGTTGAAAACTTGGATCAAGAAAAGATTATGACTTTAGCAGCTAAATACGTTTAAGAGGTGAAAGAAAATGTCTGAAAACAAAGTCAATGAGGCAGCCATGGAAGAAGAGGCGCTGAAAAAAGAACGTCGTGAGAAAACACGTAATTTTCTATTGAACTACTCGCTTTATATTATTTTAGGTATTCTAATTATGGTTATTATCATTGTGGAACCATCCTTCTTGTCCTTGACCAACTTAACGAATATCTTAAGTCAAGCATCGACTCGGATTATCATTGCTCTTGGAGTAGCGGGCTTAATTGTTCTACAAGGAACCGACTTGTCAGCGGGTCGTATTCTTGGATTGTCAGCAGTTGTGGGGGCTTCCTTGTTACAAAATCCCGATTTTGCATCGCGGATGTATCCAGATTTACCGGTTCTACCGATTGTGATTCCTTTACTCGTTTCTTTAACGATTGGGGCTATTTTCGGTATAATTAACGGGTTTGGTGTGGCTGTTTTGAAAGTCCATGCCTTCATTATTACTTTAGGAACTCAGTTAATCGCCTACGGAATATCCTTAATTTATATCGACCGTCCACCTTTGGGAGCACAACCGATTGGATCATTGGATTCACGGTATACTGATTTGGTGCGGGGTTCTTTTAATCTTGGTCAAGTAAAAATTCCTTATTTAGTACTTTACGCATTAGTAATTGCGGTAATTATGTATATTGTTTGGAATAAAACGACTTTAGGTAAAAATATGTTTGCGATTGGTGGGAATATGGAAGCAGCCGAAGTTTCTGGTGTGCGCGTTATTCCAACAATCATGATTATTTTCCTTATCTCTGGTCTCTTATATGGGCTAGGTGGTTTCCTTGAAGCAGCTCGGGTTGGTTCAGTCACATCTAATACCGGTTTGAACTACGACTTAGATGCGATTTCAGCCAGTGTTATTGGTGGGGTTTCCTTCTCTGGTGGTGTCGGAACAATCCCTGGTGTTTTAATCGGGGCCTTAATCTTACAAGTTATTAACTATGGGTTAACCTTTATTGGTGTCAATCCTTATCTACAATATATCATCCGTGGACTAATCATCATCATCGCTGTGGCCCTTGATGTACGTAAATACATCAAACGTAAATAAAAGGATGGATTAAAATGGAGAATAAAGAAGAAAAACCACGTTTCAAACGGTACAATATGTACGACCAGATGAACATCAATGAAAAATGGCTGGACGTCTTTATTATTGCCATGATTGTCCTACTAGTAGGGGTCGTTATTTGGGGTTCTTTATAGAAGAATAGATTATTAAAAGGCGGATAACAGTTCCGCCTTTTTTTTATATGCAAGACTTATTTAGCTCAAAAAGGAAGTTCGGTTTAATTGCCAACAAAAGTGTAGTAAAATAGACCCAATACGAATAAAAAGGAGGAGTTCGATGTTAAACGTAGGAATAATTGGAACAAGTGGCATTGCACATGAGTTCGCTAAAGCCTTACAAATGACAGAAGATTATCAAGTCAAAGCCATCTACAGTCGTACAAAATCAAAAGCGCAGTCTTTTGGGGAAGCCTATGGGGCGGATTTGTTTTTTGATGATTTAGAAGAAATGTTGGCCCGACCAGAAATTGATGTGATTTATATCGCCTCTCCCAATAGTCTTCATTTTCAACAAGCCATGTCCGCACTTGACCACCATAAACATGTTATTGTGGAGAAACCTGCTTTTTCGAATCTCTCTGAGTGGGATCAAGCTTTTGCGCGTGCAGAAGAAGCGGGTGTCAAACTGTTTGAAGCAGCTCGTCATTTACATGATCGCAACTTCCAAGTAGCCAAGGACCAAATAAAGAAATTTGATAAAATTGATAATGCTGTCTTATCATATGGTAAGTACTCAAGTCGTTACGACCAAGTTCTAGATGGACAAGAGCCCAATATTTTTTCTCTAAAATATTCAGGTGGCGCCTTAATGGATTTGGGAGTCTATTTACTTTATGCCGCAATCGGTTGGTTCGGTGAACCGGAATCAGCTACCTATCAAATGAAGAAAGTATCAACAGGAGTAGACGGTTCAGGTGTCATCCTTTTCCAATATCCTACTTTCAATGTCACCATGCATGTATCCAAAACGTTTAATTTACATGTAAGCAACGAAATCAATAATGGCCATCAAACGATTATTTTAGATGAGCTAACCGGAACGAAGGAAATTATTCTAGAGAACACGCGCACGAATGAACGGACCGATTTAGCCTACCAACCAGATGCGCATTTAATGTTGGCAGAAGCTTTAGCTTTTGCCCGCGAAATCAACCGCCCTTCCGATGATTATGAAGAATGGAAACAACTCAGCCGCAAAGTGACTGCTTGGTCTGAAAAATTACGAAAAGAGGCGGGAATTTACTTTACTGCCGATAAATGAAAGAGGCCAAAAAATATGATGATTGAAGAAATAAATGATCGATTTAAACGCTATTGGAAAGCGATGAGTTTCCAATTACCAACCCCCATTCAGGAACGTTCCTACCAACCCCTTTTAAATGGAGAAGATGTTGTCGGGTTATCACCAACTGGAACTGGTAAGACTCTAGCCTATGCCATTCCCTTGTTAAGTAAATTAAAACGTAATGGTGAGTTGCAGCTGGTGATTATCACTCCGTCCCAAGAGTTAGGTGTACAAGTAGGCCGTGTTTTAGAAGAGTGGGCTGGTTTATTAGATTTAAACTCGCAAACCCTAATTGGTGGTGCGAGCTCCAAACGTCAAATTGAAAGTTTAAAAACCAAACCAGAAATTGTGGTCGGAACAACTGGCCGCATGTTGGAACTTTCTAATCAACGGAAACTAAAGTTGCATACAGTTAAAACCGTTGTCTTGGATGAGGCGGATTATCTCCTACAACGGGAACACTTGGACAATGTCCGCGAATTTGTTAAGAAAATGCCGGGACAAAGACAAATGGCATTCTATTCAGCTACTGATAGTGAGAACCTACGAAATATTTCACGCTGGTTCAATACAGATCCGATTATCTTGGATACTGCTGACGCCAGTGTGAACCAAACGGAACATGGCTATGTCTTAACGGATAACCGTAAACGTGCAGAAATGTTGCGCCGAATTGGAAATGTCAAAGGGATGAAAGCTTTAGTATTTGTGAATGCGGTTCAAGAACTGGACTATTTAGCAGAAAAACTGAAGTTTGAAAACCTTAACGTCTTAATGCTTCATAGTGAATACGGAACAAGTCAACGTAAACATGCTCTTGAAACTTTTAAAAACGATGAAGCGGTCTTCCTGTTAACGACGGATTTATCGGCACGTGGCATTGATATCCCAGACCTTCCCTATGTGATTAATTATGATTTGCCTTTATCTAAAGAAGTCTATCAGCACCGCTCGGGTCGAACCGGCCGGATGGGTAA from Jeotgalibaca dankookensis harbors:
- the mglC gene encoding galactose/methyl galactoside ABC transporter permease MglC; translated protein: MSENKVNEAAMEEEALKKERREKTRNFLLNYSLYIILGILIMVIIIVEPSFLSLTNLTNILSQASTRIIIALGVAGLIVLQGTDLSAGRILGLSAVVGASLLQNPDFASRMYPDLPVLPIVIPLLVSLTIGAIFGIINGFGVAVLKVHAFIITLGTQLIAYGISLIYIDRPPLGAQPIGSLDSRYTDLVRGSFNLGQVKIPYLVLYALVIAVIMYIVWNKTTLGKNMFAIGGNMEAAEVSGVRVIPTIMIIFLISGLLYGLGGFLEAARVGSVTSNTGLNYDLDAISASVIGGVSFSGGVGTIPGVLIGALILQVINYGLTFIGVNPYLQYIIRGLIIIIAVALDVRKYIKRK
- a CDS encoding cache domain-containing sensor histidine kinase → MIDLKKRLAKLKKKPTKNLNQIIRLAMTSVAVVTLIVFATTITAVIRDTLIANSKTATEQSVNLSYLYLKNYHDQLRQKGSIIADEIQQTGPNNRLDKMREIYQMNQDVVSVNLYELDGKPVMHAPLHYLTKNKSPLFEKEWYQEKASPYSFQFSLPHLQDLYQTVPIQVVSIYQQIRLDGQPYILLVDYDFDSVSDFLSRVVIDDKGYVYIADNEGRVIYHPFPVRHASEEKTSVEELIHKGDGTFVTENERYTVGHRTISNLGWHIVGVSYLEDSLDPALNSLYLNTMIILIVMLAIVAIASTIVSKYIAKPITNMVTFIEGTQTESLDEKITEQGFDEVKRLSFAYNNLLGRVTDLMTQVKEEQAELRKAEMKILQAQINPHFLYNTLDSILWMSNRNDNQGAAAMTNALGRLLRISLSKGEHLISLEKELEHAKSYLEIQKIRYDDQFTYAFEVDEGLENCQTVKLIIQPFLENALYHGIERMVDEGHINIRVKDRKDHILIEIADDGAGMTEEKLAQINQPKGLKQSGQGIGISNVNRRLKIYFGEQYGISAESELDEGTCVSIRFPKICDGNFEST
- a CDS encoding Gfo/Idh/MocA family protein, yielding MLNVGIIGTSGIAHEFAKALQMTEDYQVKAIYSRTKSKAQSFGEAYGADLFFDDLEEMLARPEIDVIYIASPNSLHFQQAMSALDHHKHVIVEKPAFSNLSEWDQAFARAEEAGVKLFEAARHLHDRNFQVAKDQIKKFDKIDNAVLSYGKYSSRYDQVLDGQEPNIFSLKYSGGALMDLGVYLLYAAIGWFGEPESATYQMKKVSTGVDGSGVILFQYPTFNVTMHVSKTFNLHVSNEINNGHQTIILDELTGTKEIILENTRTNERTDLAYQPDAHLMLAEALAFAREINRPSDDYEEWKQLSRKVTAWSEKLRKEAGIYFTADK
- a CDS encoding sugar ABC transporter ATP-binding protein — protein: MNYLLEMTDIVKEFPGVRALDNAQLQLRPGTIHSLMGENGAGKSTLMKCLFGIYNKDAGIIKISGEETNYDNPKTALEQGVSMVHQELNQVLKRNIMENIWLGRFPKKGFIIDEKKMYEDTQEIFERLGISLNPKKIIGELSVSQRQMVEIAKAVSYGARILVLDEPTSSLSDTEIEHLFRILNQLRSEGVGIIYISHKMEEILRISDDVTIMRDGKWVATYPAEDLTTEKIINLMVGRKLENRYPKREHTPGEVLLEVKNLTGLYQPTVEDVSFNLRKGEILGVSGLVGSRRTELLELLFGTATVKTGAVLLNGEPHRNKNAREAIGNKFAFVTEERRSTGIFEKMDITSNTVIANLKSYVKGGLIDNKQMVTDTAGIIESMNVKTPSQETKIGNLSGGNQQKVIIGRWLLTEADIYLLDEPTRGIDVGAKYEIYQIILELASQGKSIIMVSSEMPELLGICDRIMVMSNGRLAGVDDVENLDQEKIMTLAAKYV
- a CDS encoding galactose ABC transporter substrate-binding protein — encoded protein: MTNWKKRLFHTMTISSVALLAACGGASDEAVSSEVTSTNEVVSGAPTLGVTFYQYADTYISSVRQALENVGNEAGELNLALNDAQGDQATQNDQLDVMIEQGVDGLAVNIVDVGAVQTVIDKASNNELPIIFFNREPDQSILSSYDHARFVGTKPEEAGILQGEMAAELWNSDDSYDKNNDGVMNYVMLTGDAENPEAIARTEYSVKSVEEEGIEVKELGQQVANWNADQAYTAVSAWISREGDNIEMIFANNDSMASGAISALQAAGYNTGDGPFIPVFGVDATDEAKQLISDGYMSGTVEQDGEAMAQAIHAMGKNALEGKEFLDGTDLEYDETGISVRIPYQKYSGE
- a CDS encoding DEAD/DEAH box helicase produces the protein MMIEEINDRFKRYWKAMSFQLPTPIQERSYQPLLNGEDVVGLSPTGTGKTLAYAIPLLSKLKRNGELQLVIITPSQELGVQVGRVLEEWAGLLDLNSQTLIGGASSKRQIESLKTKPEIVVGTTGRMLELSNQRKLKLHTVKTVVLDEADYLLQREHLDNVREFVKKMPGQRQMAFYSATDSENLRNISRWFNTDPIILDTADASVNQTEHGYVLTDNRKRAEMLRRIGNVKGMKALVFVNAVQELDYLAEKLKFENLNVLMLHSEYGTSQRKHALETFKNDEAVFLLTTDLSARGIDIPDLPYVINYDLPLSKEVYQHRSGRTGRMGKEGRVLSLANERGIREVKKLIPHPSELTEWFIYGGQLVDQLPEVEVETVKAPPKKVVRSKEKPEAKPTSKPKKKKRNKSQKNKGARRKTKD